Proteins encoded by one window of Bactrocera oleae isolate idBacOlea1 chromosome 4, idBacOlea1, whole genome shotgun sequence:
- the Rcd6 gene encoding uncharacterized protein Rcd6 isoform X2 produces the protein MERFIKANLFMICCVAAGLLLIVYLGAFSCEVSWILEAHGDLPMSSYILCTQFFIVFVATTILIHGLVTGLPWGLFAWSVIIGLLSIPELIFVMIMTTQHWGLQSVHGLTELISYLVRLVINCFALICVIPTGIRWRRETQVLTQLQGLATRLQLQTPPPSVPIVKADSRRASKRRQSGAFENAGYEVSEPTKINMAGSQAQGLNMYNNNNPLFGSQNEFNAAIFMPQYMQQFNGHAYGHNGSGVQMRNAGNRAQSLMDLRCTLPGMYNPRYVLDTEDKNGKYFNITIDDLKNSIQDSNKHQPPPSVIGSVNDPIYCSIEPKLPTPPQQRQRSPEKSVQASSSGKLTRNCISLENLDGITKVQNELAAYGNNLLQNYTQQQQYYLAMLSGYLNNPVHGTGVYRRPSSGSAVGPFSGTVLAQPLPRRNSQQLQYYGGFDYANYTNPYIMANSKLSLGNESDDYRKYRDVAL, from the exons ATGGAGCGCTTCATAAAGGCcaatttatttatgatttgCTGTGTGGCAGCCGGATTGCTACTG ATCGTCTATTTGGGTGCGTTCTCCTGCGAAGTCTCTTGGATATTGGAAGCACATGGCGATTTGCCTATGTCATCGTATATTCTTTGCACACAATTCTTCATAGTTtttgtggcaacaacaatacTCATACACGGACTGGTCACCGGTTTACCGTGGGGTCTATTCGCATGGTCAGTCATTATTGGGCTACTTTCAATACCGGAACTGATATTTGTCATGATTATGACAACGCAGCACTGG GGCCTACAATCGGTGCATGGACTCACTGAGCTCATTTCCTACCTCGTAAGACTGGTGATAAATTGCTTTGCGTTAATTTGTGTGATACCAACCGGTATAAG ATGGCGTCGCGAGACACAGGTGCTGACACAACTGCAAGGCTTGGCCACACGCCTCCAGCTGCAGACGCCACCGCCGAGCGTGCCGATCGTGAAGGCCGACTCGCGACGCGCCAGCAAACGGCGGCAGAGCGGCGCTTTCGAGAATGCTGGCTACGAGGTGAGCGAACCGACCAAGATCAATATGGCGGGCTCGCAGGCGCAAGGCCTAAacatgtacaacaacaataatccgTTGTTTGGCTCACAAAACGAATTCAATGCGGCGATCTTCATGCCACAGTACATGCAACAGTTCAACGGCCACGCTTATGGTCACAACGGTAGCGGCGTGCAGATGCGCAACG CCGGCAATCGCGCCCAATCGCTCATGGATCTGCGCTGCACGCTTCCCGGTATGTATAATCCGCGCTACGTGCTCGACACGGAAGACAAAAACGGCAAATATTTCAACATCACCATTGACGACCTGAAGAATAGCATACAGGACTCGAATAAGCACCAGCCCCCACCGTCGGTCATCGGTTCAGTGAACGATCCCATCTACTGTTCGATTGAGCCGAAGTTGCCCACACCGCCGCAGCAGCGTCAACGCTCGCCAGAGAAGTCCGTGCAGGCGTCGTCGTCGGGAAAGTTGACACGCAACTGCATTTCGCTGGAGAATTTGGATGGCATTACGAAGGTGCAAAACGAGCTGGCCGCCTATGGCAACAATCTGTTGCAAAactacacacaacaacaacaatactactTGGCCATGCTAAGCGGTTATCTGAATAATCCGGTGCATGGCACAGGCGTTTATCGGCGTCCGTCGAGTGGCTCGGCAGTGGGTCCGTTCTCGGGCACCGTGTTGGCGCAACCTCTGCCGCGGCGCAACTCACAGCAGCTGCAGTACTATGGCGGCTTCGACTATGCGAATTACACGAATCCCTACATAATGGCGAACAGTAAACTGTCGCTCGGCAATGAGTCCGACGATTATCGGAAATATCGCGATGTGGCGCTGTAG
- the Rcd6 gene encoding uncharacterized protein Rcd6 isoform X1 yields MNYEKAIGETLQYESKVYGSYNNNNTNSIQAFWNDQIMERFIKANLFMICCVAAGLLLIVYLGAFSCEVSWILEAHGDLPMSSYILCTQFFIVFVATTILIHGLVTGLPWGLFAWSVIIGLLSIPELIFVMIMTTQHWGLQSVHGLTELISYLVRLVINCFALICVIPTGIRWRRETQVLTQLQGLATRLQLQTPPPSVPIVKADSRRASKRRQSGAFENAGYEVSEPTKINMAGSQAQGLNMYNNNNPLFGSQNEFNAAIFMPQYMQQFNGHAYGHNGSGVQMRNAGNRAQSLMDLRCTLPGMYNPRYVLDTEDKNGKYFNITIDDLKNSIQDSNKHQPPPSVIGSVNDPIYCSIEPKLPTPPQQRQRSPEKSVQASSSGKLTRNCISLENLDGITKVQNELAAYGNNLLQNYTQQQQYYLAMLSGYLNNPVHGTGVYRRPSSGSAVGPFSGTVLAQPLPRRNSQQLQYYGGFDYANYTNPYIMANSKLSLGNESDDYRKYRDVAL; encoded by the exons atgaattATGAAAAGGCCATCGGTGAAACGCTGCAGTACGAGAGTAAAGTCTAcggcagctacaacaacaacaatacaaatagCATACAAGCATTTTGGAATGATCAAATAATGGAGCGCTTCATAAAGGCcaatttatttatgatttgCTGTGTGGCAGCCGGATTGCTACTG ATCGTCTATTTGGGTGCGTTCTCCTGCGAAGTCTCTTGGATATTGGAAGCACATGGCGATTTGCCTATGTCATCGTATATTCTTTGCACACAATTCTTCATAGTTtttgtggcaacaacaatacTCATACACGGACTGGTCACCGGTTTACCGTGGGGTCTATTCGCATGGTCAGTCATTATTGGGCTACTTTCAATACCGGAACTGATATTTGTCATGATTATGACAACGCAGCACTGG GGCCTACAATCGGTGCATGGACTCACTGAGCTCATTTCCTACCTCGTAAGACTGGTGATAAATTGCTTTGCGTTAATTTGTGTGATACCAACCGGTATAAG ATGGCGTCGCGAGACACAGGTGCTGACACAACTGCAAGGCTTGGCCACACGCCTCCAGCTGCAGACGCCACCGCCGAGCGTGCCGATCGTGAAGGCCGACTCGCGACGCGCCAGCAAACGGCGGCAGAGCGGCGCTTTCGAGAATGCTGGCTACGAGGTGAGCGAACCGACCAAGATCAATATGGCGGGCTCGCAGGCGCAAGGCCTAAacatgtacaacaacaataatccgTTGTTTGGCTCACAAAACGAATTCAATGCGGCGATCTTCATGCCACAGTACATGCAACAGTTCAACGGCCACGCTTATGGTCACAACGGTAGCGGCGTGCAGATGCGCAACG CCGGCAATCGCGCCCAATCGCTCATGGATCTGCGCTGCACGCTTCCCGGTATGTATAATCCGCGCTACGTGCTCGACACGGAAGACAAAAACGGCAAATATTTCAACATCACCATTGACGACCTGAAGAATAGCATACAGGACTCGAATAAGCACCAGCCCCCACCGTCGGTCATCGGTTCAGTGAACGATCCCATCTACTGTTCGATTGAGCCGAAGTTGCCCACACCGCCGCAGCAGCGTCAACGCTCGCCAGAGAAGTCCGTGCAGGCGTCGTCGTCGGGAAAGTTGACACGCAACTGCATTTCGCTGGAGAATTTGGATGGCATTACGAAGGTGCAAAACGAGCTGGCCGCCTATGGCAACAATCTGTTGCAAAactacacacaacaacaacaatactactTGGCCATGCTAAGCGGTTATCTGAATAATCCGGTGCATGGCACAGGCGTTTATCGGCGTCCGTCGAGTGGCTCGGCAGTGGGTCCGTTCTCGGGCACCGTGTTGGCGCAACCTCTGCCGCGGCGCAACTCACAGCAGCTGCAGTACTATGGCGGCTTCGACTATGCGAATTACACGAATCCCTACATAATGGCGAACAGTAAACTGTCGCTCGGCAATGAGTCCGACGATTATCGGAAATATCGCGATGTGGCGCTGTAG